Below is a window of Trichosurus vulpecula isolate mTriVul1 chromosome 4, mTriVul1.pri, whole genome shotgun sequence DNA.
taaaaagaagaaatggccaaaggaaagaagaggcaccacaattcactgaagaaaaaaattctttgaaaagtagaattggccaaatgtaaaaggaggtacagaaaGTTTCTGAAGAAACTAAtttcataaaaattagaattgagcaaaaaGGAGATAGGAATGTTAAGAGAAATCAGAGCAATAAACTAAACCtcaaagaatggggaaaaaaggagacatTGTTAAATGTCTAATTCTAAAAACAACTGGCCtgcaaaatagatacaggagagattattttaaaatcctcagactacctgaaagccatgatcaaacaaaaaagcctagagatcatccttcaagaaattgtcTAGAAAATTGGCGTTGTAATTCTAGAACCAAaaggtaagatagaaattgacaAAATCCACtaaccacctcctgaaagagatccccaaatgaataCTGCCAGgtatattataaccaaattccagagcccctaggtcaaggagaaaatattgcaagcgaccagaaattaaaataaaatgaaataaaaagttcaataatcatggagccacagttcAAGGTAATACAAGATGTAGCAACTTGTATTCTAAAGGATCAgagatcttggaatatgatattctgggtggcaaaggagctaagattacttttttctttgttaattagttatttagtttagttttcaacattggcttccacaagactttgagttcagATTTTCtcaccctctttcccctcctcctcactccaagatgtcatgcattctgattacccttttctccagtctatcctcccttctattaccccactACCCTCATCTTAtcaccccttactttcttgtagggccagatttctataccccattgcctgtataccttattttccagttgtaaaaataatttttaacatttgtttttaaaactttgagttccacatcctctcctgtcctctctccccactcacctTCAGTGACAAgtcaagcaattcgatataggttatacatgtgtattcatgcaaaatatttccataatagtcatgatgtgaaagactaactatatttccctccatcttgtccccacttattctattctttcctttgactgtctccctcctcaaaagtgtttgcttctgattactccttccacccatttgtcctcccttctatgctccccccttctcttttccctatctCCCCTATTTTCCTGTTAGATacgatagatttccatacccaaatgAGAGTGTTCGtttttccctctttcagccaAATATGATGACAGTAAAGTTCATTCATTGCTTCTCACCTCacctcttttcccctccattataaaaagTTTTCTTGCCTGATCTTTGTGATATAATTTatgccattctgtctctccctttctccttatcccagtacattcctttctcatccattaattttattttttatataatatccattcattttcaactcaccctgtgctctctctctctctctctctctctctctctccttctctccctccctaccaccctccttcccaccctctctgtctcctctgtctcgttctctctttatacacacacatacatatatacatatatatacacacacataaatacacaaatgtatgtatatgtatgtatacacatatgtatatgttactctccaactaccctaatcctgagaaacATCTCATGAGtaacaaatgtcatctttccatgtaagaatgtaaacaattcaattttaataagtcccttatgatttccctttcctgtttactttttcatgtttccctTAATTCTCATATTTAAAAGTCAAGTTATTtattaagttctggtcttttcatgaagaatacataaaagtcctccatttcactgaatgtccatttttactcctgaagtattatactcagttgtgctgggtagatgattcttggttttaagcctagctcatttgatctccagagtatcatattccaagcactccaCTTACTTAATATAGTAGCTggtaaatcttatgttatcctgattgtgtttccacaatactttaattgtttctttgtggctgttcataatattttctctagaatttggctatgattttcttaggagttttccttttgtgatcACTTTctggaagtgatcagtggattcttccaatttctatttccccctctggttctagaaaataagggcagttttcctagataatttcttgaatatgatgtctaggctctttattttaTCATAGCTCTTAGGTATTCcaatatattttgtaattatctctcctggatttattttccaagtaagttatttttccaatgagatatttgagattttcttctattttttttcattcttttggttttgttttataatttcttgatttctcataaagtcattagctttcatttgctccattctaatttttaaggaatcatctTCTTTAGTgaggtttcagttttttttttttccatgcagccaattctgctttttaaggcattattgTCCTCATGGGTtgtttggacctcttttgtcatttggtttagtctatttttaaggtgttttttttttcttcttcagcattttttttggatctcctttagcaaattgttgactcattttttatgattttcttcaatcatcctcacttctcttcccaatgtttttctatatctattacttgatttccaaaatcctttttgagctctttcatagcctgagaccaattcctattttcctggaggctttgaatgtaagagctttgactttgtcttcTGTAGCTGCATCATGCTGCTCTCTCACCTAGGTCTGATAGCCCTTTCCTACTGagcttctaagttttctttggtgtttgtgggttgagaagacaaAATCCACTGCAGctgcctgctccaggtttgccaGGACCTGGTCGGTGCTGGCATGACCCATGCTGCACTCTGGTTCTCCCTCTGATTGCTGCAACAGACCTTGGCTTTTGAACTCCTAgattgtcttgagctggaaatttgtttcactgtgtcattttgtgggttctgctgctctagaatttgttttgaggaacCCGCAGCGCCGGAGCCATGCAGCCGCAATGGGAACGGCGAGGTTGTTGGGGGTTTGCTCTCCGCGGTTGCTCGGAGTGGCATGGAGGGTGCCGGTCACCGCTTCTCTCCGCTGGACCTCCAGCACGACTGGAGCCGTGGTCGCCCCGCCGGCGGTGGAGAAACGGCCCCGGGCACCGGAGGTCGCCTGGCAAGAAGACCCAGACAAAGAAGATGTCAACCTCTATGAGAAGAACCCAGACTCCCACGGTTTTGATGAAGACCCCTTCATAGACGTCTGGAACATGAGAGTCGTGTTCTTCCTCGGCGTCTCTGTTGCCATTGTCCTCGGCTCTACCTTTGTGGCCTATCTCCCCGACTACAAGATGAAGGAATGGGCCCGGAGGGAGGCAGAGCGACAGGTGAAGCTAAGGGAGGCCCAGGGTCTTCCCCTTATGACTTCCAACTATTTTGACCCCAGCAAAATTATTTTGCCTGAAGATGAAGACTAAAATAAACCCCAGCTatgaataaagttaaaaaaaaagaatttgttttgagtgACTTTATAGGTGTTTATAGGGGTTTAGGGGACAGATCAAGCAAGTCTCTTCTTTTATTCCGCCATCTTTGCTGAtcagaaaatttgacttgcaaaTAGAAGACTTGAGAAGTataaaaagctaaacaggaaagggaaattacaAGGTTAAACTGTTATATTCCTCTATAGGAAGATGATTTTTATACCTTGTAAGATTTTTCTTATTATAAGAAATGTTAAGAATGAGTATATATAGACAATGGGCCCAGGTGTGAGTTAAGAATATCtaaagagatgatatctaaaaaaattaaattaaattaaggggtaagagaggaatgtaatggcagaagggaaagggagagattgaatgggttaaattatctcatataaaagaggcaacaaAAACCTTTTTATAATAGAAGAGATGATGGGGAAGTGAGGGTgtggagtgagtgaaccttattttAATCAGTATtggcttgaagagggaataacatagacactcaaatgaatatagaaatctgtcttactaTACAGGAAAGTTGGAAGATAAAGGGACAAAGCAAGGTGGTGATGGAAATTATGATAGattaggggagagcttaagcagaaacaaaaaacatTGCAGTGCGACAAgttaaaagagaatgagaatagaacaaatgggggataggatggagCTAAATACATTTATCAATAGGAACTAAAATGTTTTCTGAaggaagtttctctaataaagacctcatttctcaaacttaTATACAATGGAgacaaatgcataaaaataagaaccactcCCTTAACTgagaaaggaacaaaatatatGAGTAGTtgtcagatgaagtaatcaaagctatctatagttacatgaaaaaaaaaattctctaattctattgattggagaaatgccaattaaaacagttctgaggtactaccAAATACTTTTagacagaataggaaaatgacaaatgtccgAGGGAATGTGGTAAGAGGATAAGGAAATCATTATAGAAATAGAGATGCTTTGTTGGTCCtgtacagaattttttttcttctatatctgTAGATGGTACAAAAATGTGCAAGATCTCTAAAGATTTTATTACAAGCTCTTTTTACAGTAAAATAATGACATAAGGACTTAAACCTTGTAATACCAAATATAATAGATGAATAATTTGAAatttcactaaagaaaacaaagatgagaagAGTAGGTAGGCTTAATCAAAGACTTAGAGTAAATATGTCCTGGGGGGTAACAAAATTTTGAGGATGTTTTAAGATAAGTTCTGTCTAAAGTTATATGCAAGAAGAAAGCATATAAAAGAAATGGGATTGGGGGTCTATCTTATTGTTAACTTCCTTCAAAATAATTGAAGAAGTAAATAATCATGATTGTTAATTGATATTCTTAACTTCATATCACTTCAAAGTTTTTgtgaaaataatttacatatatgtaaagaTCATCCTTGATAAGCATATAAAGAGGGAACCCAAAGACCTTTCTTGATGATGTTCTACAGCAGACCACTTCCTAGTATCAAACAATGTGCTGAAAACTATTTGATTTTGTGTTAATTCTCCATTTgcttatttttgtctcttttttataaAAGATTCATTGGATTTAATTAAGCAAAACAGGAAGGCTTGACTACCATTATTCCTTAAAAGTTCCTAAAATCATCCTAGATGTTTAATGGTTCCAGGAGACTAAGGATTGAACTATTGGCAAAGTTTTCAGGTGACTCAAACACTCAAAAATGTAAAACATGAGAAATCAGGAACTTCTTTCTC
It encodes the following:
- the LOC118847342 gene encoding NADH dehydrogenase [ubiquinone] 1 beta subcomplex subunit 11, mitochondrial-like, whose product is MLKVLVATGESLCGPEFVLRNPQRRSHAAAMGTARLLGVCSPRLLGVAWRVPVTASLRWTSSTTGAVVAPPAVEKRPRAPEVAWQEDPDKEDVNLYEKNPDSHGFDEDPFIDVWNMRVVFFLGVSVAIVLGSTFVAYLPDYKMKEWARREAERQVKLREAQGLPLMTSNYFDPSKIILPEDED